A stretch of Candidatus Sphingomonas phytovorans DNA encodes these proteins:
- a CDS encoding TcfC E-set like domain-containing protein, whose product MRAPATICFLLGTVAPLVAFPRPATAAAAADRGTGTPVVTVGMPSDFADLNQSRNLVADIYFGGRRIGQFEIEADPSRVHILHPDQVAAAIPDVADPAAMIRALSGDLDPNARLLCVDAATACERPTPEAAAIVFDQQHFRIDLYLNPKLLLARPVSADSFLEPDGRNISLVDTIGAAIAGGTGQQAVYNFRNRAVLAAGNGRLISEMSVSSGRGLDVDTLAGQLDRPDLRYVGGLFYTPGADLVGRRRILGVGIGSQFDTRADRLQLTGSPLIVFLGQRSRVDLYSEGKLMSSHSFEAGNQTLDTSNLPDGSYPIDIRIEEASGATRTEHRFFTKSAAIAPIGRIIFFANAGLLALDRQDRWVSVAHTPLLSAGIAGRLGTHLAWDGVVMATDHKALTEVGLTYLSPIVQTRVALLGSSSGDVGEGVQIGSTTGGALSYNLDFRHVHSGDGAALIPFDDYINSLSSPFDIAAARVQASSPSFTQIVGNLSYHLAGAQIGMTGYYRHDQGHAASYAIGPVVRWPILHHDLLQMTFDGSYAETNQGHSIAFGLQLQIFGGRSTLSARAGAQTGIGGDNRAVGDIEEVAATIQRDNVLGGELAGAAVVQHSADGTVLQASADQRGPMGYASASLVQRFAGSGNATQYAMTLQTSIAAGLGGGHDVLRVGTHDQNDSVITVGIHGSARDTRFQVMVDDAARGQIRPGEHLTLAVTPYRRYRVRILPVGGDLVAFDAQTRSVDVYPGTVAGLEWKANTVLAMFGHLIRADGSPVADADITTDGAVAATDHRGYFQLQASGDAEITARGADGQACRAKLGAARSTNGYTALGDVKCIS is encoded by the coding sequence ATGCGCGCTCCGGCGACCATCTGTTTCCTGCTCGGCACGGTCGCACCACTGGTCGCCTTTCCGCGCCCGGCCACTGCCGCCGCGGCCGCCGATCGCGGCACCGGCACGCCGGTGGTGACCGTTGGCATGCCGAGCGACTTCGCCGATCTCAACCAGTCGCGAAACCTGGTTGCCGACATTTATTTCGGCGGGCGGCGGATCGGCCAGTTCGAGATCGAGGCCGATCCTTCGCGCGTCCATATCCTTCATCCCGACCAGGTCGCGGCGGCAATCCCCGACGTCGCCGATCCCGCGGCGATGATCCGTGCCCTGAGCGGGGATCTTGATCCCAATGCGCGCCTCCTGTGCGTGGATGCCGCGACTGCCTGCGAGCGGCCGACGCCCGAGGCGGCGGCGATCGTGTTCGACCAGCAACATTTCCGGATCGATCTCTATCTGAACCCGAAACTGCTTCTCGCTCGGCCGGTATCGGCCGACAGCTTCCTCGAACCCGATGGCAGGAACATATCGCTGGTGGATACGATCGGCGCCGCCATCGCCGGCGGCACCGGGCAGCAGGCAGTCTATAATTTTCGCAACCGGGCTGTGCTGGCCGCGGGCAATGGCCGCCTGATATCGGAGATGTCGGTTTCGTCGGGGCGCGGGCTCGACGTCGATACGCTTGCGGGCCAGCTCGACCGGCCGGATCTTCGCTATGTCGGCGGGCTGTTCTACACGCCCGGCGCGGATCTGGTCGGGCGGCGGCGAATCCTGGGCGTCGGCATCGGGTCGCAATTCGATACGCGCGCGGATCGCCTGCAATTGACTGGCAGCCCGCTCATCGTGTTCCTCGGGCAGCGCTCGCGCGTCGATCTGTACAGCGAGGGAAAGCTGATGAGTTCGCACAGCTTCGAGGCTGGCAACCAGACGCTCGATACCAGCAACCTGCCCGACGGCTCCTATCCCATCGATATCCGGATCGAGGAAGCGAGTGGTGCGACGCGGACCGAGCATCGCTTCTTCACCAAAAGCGCCGCCATCGCGCCGATCGGCCGGATCATCTTCTTCGCCAATGCGGGCCTGCTGGCGCTTGACCGCCAGGATCGCTGGGTATCGGTGGCGCATACGCCGCTCCTGAGCGCCGGGATCGCCGGCCGGCTCGGGACGCATCTTGCCTGGGACGGTGTGGTGATGGCGACCGACCACAAGGCGCTGACCGAGGTTGGTCTCACCTATCTCTCGCCGATCGTCCAGACGAGGGTGGCGCTTCTCGGGTCGAGCAGCGGGGATGTCGGGGAGGGCGTGCAGATCGGGTCGACCACCGGCGGCGCGCTGAGCTACAATCTCGATTTCCGCCATGTGCACAGCGGGGACGGGGCCGCGTTGATTCCGTTCGACGACTATATCAACAGCCTGTCATCGCCGTTCGACATCGCCGCGGCGCGCGTGCAGGCATCCAGCCCGAGCTTCACCCAGATCGTCGGCAATCTTTCCTATCACCTGGCCGGGGCGCAGATCGGGATGACCGGATATTATCGCCATGATCAGGGGCACGCCGCCTCCTACGCGATCGGGCCGGTCGTGCGCTGGCCGATCCTACATCATGATCTGCTGCAGATGACCTTCGACGGCAGCTATGCCGAGACGAACCAGGGACATTCCATCGCCTTTGGGCTCCAGTTGCAGATCTTCGGCGGCCGTTCGACGCTGAGCGCGCGCGCCGGGGCGCAGACCGGCATCGGGGGCGACAATCGTGCCGTCGGCGATATCGAGGAGGTCGCGGCGACGATCCAGCGCGACAATGTCTTGGGCGGCGAACTGGCCGGTGCCGCGGTGGTGCAGCACAGCGCCGACGGCACGGTGCTCCAGGCATCGGCCGATCAGCGCGGTCCGATGGGCTATGCATCGGCGAGCCTGGTCCAGCGCTTTGCCGGTTCGGGCAACGCCACCCAATATGCCATGACGCTTCAGACCTCGATCGCGGCCGGGCTTGGCGGCGGGCATGATGTGCTGCGCGTCGGGACGCATGACCAGAATGACAGCGTCATCACGGTCGGCATCCATGGTTCCGCGCGGGACACGCGGTTCCAGGTGATGGTGGACGATGCCGCGCGGGGGCAGATCCGGCCCGGCGAGCACCTGACCCTGGCCGTGACGCCCTATCGTCGGTACAGGGTGCGGATCCTTCCGGTGGGCGGCGATCTGGTCGCTTTCGATGCGCAGACCCGCTCGGTCGATGTCTATCCCGGCACGGTCGCGGGGCTGGAATGGAAAGCGAATACGGTGCTGGCGATGTTCGGCCATCTGATACGCGCCGACGGCAGCCCGGTCGCCGATGCTGACATCACCACTGACGGGGCCGTCGCCGCGACTGATCATCGCGGCTATTTCCAGCTCCAGGCATCCGGCGATGCCGAGATTACCGCGCGCGGCGCTGACGGGCAGGCCTGTCGCGCGAAACTGGGCGCGGCACGGTCGACAAACGGCTATACCGCTCTCGGAGACGTGAAATGCATCTCGTGA
- a CDS encoding aspartyl/asparaginyl beta-hydroxylase domain-containing protein → MSVETRPDASSLWRKSGKMSDGRTTRIPDLNVISGLPSPSPTLEAERNRPLIIKYGKHLRGLFDRLISSSSLVSNEPVLDVRDFPWTALLREHWHDIRDEAIAVALQGDASPSLATISPDHRAIAAVNMWRSFFLWGYGFAIEDNLEQCPKTAAIVARIPGLNSAFFSILAPGTHIPDHRGVTKGLITCHLGLIVPRDGDVRMRVDDRIVRWSEGETLVFDDTYQHEVWNDTAGTRVVLLIQFARPLRRPGKWIADLFLGIVRRSAFVQEARDNIQTWNEAVKQLDV, encoded by the coding sequence ATGAGCGTCGAGACGAGACCGGACGCCAGCTCTTTGTGGCGCAAATCGGGCAAGATGTCCGACGGGCGCACCACGCGCATCCCCGATCTCAACGTTATTTCCGGATTGCCCAGCCCCAGCCCGACGCTTGAGGCGGAACGCAACCGGCCGCTGATCATCAAATATGGCAAGCATCTCCGCGGACTTTTCGACCGGCTGATTTCTTCCTCCTCGCTCGTCTCGAACGAGCCGGTGCTCGACGTGCGCGACTTTCCCTGGACCGCCCTGCTGCGCGAGCACTGGCACGACATCCGCGACGAGGCGATCGCGGTCGCGTTGCAGGGTGACGCCTCGCCAAGCCTCGCCACCATCTCCCCCGATCACCGCGCGATCGCGGCGGTCAATATGTGGCGCTCCTTCTTCCTGTGGGGCTATGGCTTCGCGATCGAGGACAATCTGGAGCAATGCCCGAAGACCGCAGCGATCGTCGCGCGGATTCCCGGACTGAACAGCGCTTTCTTCTCGATCCTGGCGCCGGGCACGCACATTCCCGACCATCGCGGCGTGACCAAGGGCCTGATCACCTGCCATCTCGGCCTGATCGTACCGCGCGACGGCGACGTGCGGATGCGCGTTGACGACCGGATCGTGCGCTGGTCCGAGGGCGAGACTCTGGTGTTCGACGACACCTACCAGCATGAGGTGTGGAACGACACGGCGGGCACCCGCGTGGTGCTGCTGATCCAGTTCGCGCGGCCCTTGCGCCGCCCGGGCAAATGGATCGCCGACCTGTTCCTGGGAATCGTGCGGCGATCCGCCTTCGTTCAGGAAGCGCGCGACAATATCCAGACCTGGAACGAAGCGGTGAAGCAACTGGACGTGTGA